Proteins from a genomic interval of Polaribacter sp. Q13:
- a CDS encoding PrsW family intramembrane metalloprotease — MHLLLLAIAPATVIILYIYFKDKFEKEPIPFLFKNFLLGATASVLITVILGGFADKLFPITEVTNIFQQFIKAFIVVAFVEEFSKYVIVKYFAQRNKEYNEPFDGIVYAVMVSMGFATLENVLYVFQHGVSTGVIRAFTAVPAHATFAILMGYFMGKAKFSKNRIALNLAGLFFAVLFHGAYDFFLFINFIPGISIGAFISLILGIVLSRKAIKKHQNSSVFKV; from the coding sequence ATGCATTTACTTCTTCTTGCTATTGCTCCTGCTACGGTTATTATACTTTATATTTATTTTAAAGATAAGTTTGAAAAAGAACCGATTCCTTTTTTATTTAAGAATTTTCTTTTAGGCGCAACTGCAAGTGTTTTAATAACTGTAATTCTTGGTGGGTTTGCTGATAAATTATTTCCTATAACAGAGGTTACAAATATTTTTCAACAGTTTATAAAAGCCTTTATAGTGGTTGCTTTTGTTGAAGAGTTTTCTAAGTATGTAATTGTAAAATATTTTGCACAAAGAAATAAAGAATATAATGAGCCTTTTGATGGTATTGTATATGCTGTTATGGTTTCTATGGGATTTGCCACGTTAGAAAACGTATTATATGTTTTTCAACATGGGGTTTCTACAGGTGTTATACGGGCTTTTACGGCGGTACCGGCACATGCTACTTTTGCAATTTTAATGGGTTATTTTATGGGGAAAGCTAAGTTTTCTAAAAATAGAATAGCTTTAAATTTAGCAGGGTTGTTCTTTGCAGTACTTTTTCATGGGGCTTATGATTTTTTTCTGTTTATCAACTTTATTCCAGGGATTTCTATAGGAGCCTTTATTTCTTTAATATTAGGAATTGTGCTTTCTAGAAAAGCGATAAAAAAACACCAAAACAGTTCTGTTTTTAAAGTATAA